GCGATCGTTTAACCATGGCTGGAAACGAGTTTAGGGCAGCGGCGAGGAAAGCTCAGCAAAGGGCGTGGCTgcagaattttaaaacgagaATCATTCTTGTCACTATCACAGTGACGGTCGTCGTCTGCATCATCGGTATGGTGCACATTATCGTTCAAAGTGCATGATAAGcgcatgtttttttttttttattgtgttaCACAGAACATTTAAAACAGGACTGCTCAATCTTAATctgtcttattttttaaattaaaataatacttgaatttcgagaacaaaattattgctctcaaaataaaattaaaaatatagaataatcttttccaagaaattaattatggaatacatataatacttcCAATTTCGATTGAGCATTTccagtttattattatcgaacgTCTAGGTTCATCTATCTTGAACATCGTGCACCGCATTATCTTTCTCACTGCAGATCGcataatttttgcataaaaaaaagaaaaaaaaaaaaaaaaagaaaagaaaagaaaagaaaatggttTTAAGCACAACTCATTCAGTTAGATCGACGCGTATCATTTTCAGTTCTGGACATCATGGTGCTTTACCTGGTTCTCAGATAGCGAACACGGTGTAACGAGCCTCGATCGTTCGATTCCAGGTATTCATCACTATTTTTCACCCCTGTATAATCTATTTACACGCCTCCATCCTTctagcttcttttttttttaccttgttTAACAAACAAGTAGATAATCTTCTCAATGttgttgcaaaatttttctcgCATAACTCAACATAACAATTTATCAAGCGCCCCTGTTGCATTTCTGACACTATTCatcgttcgatcgttcgattGTGTACGATTTCGCTTTTTGACACCTCGCCGACAATCGACCGTGTACGCATTATGggcgttttatttttcagtatcCATCGCCGTGAAATATTCGTAACCAAGGCTCCCTCCAGACTGATATACCACTATTGCGGGCGTACGTTTATATTTGTACCTGTCTTTCATGGATTACTCACGTGTATTATTACTAtcataagtttatataaatacatatattgttatttttattttcgattcgtttccaTTATCGCAAATCGCCTTTCGAATCGATTCATTCGCAATATTAGAGAtgacaatttaaaaacattttcgtatttttataatgcgCAAATTTATTCCTTATCTCGTTACATAATTTATCGTAACGATAAGGCGATAAAACTTCGATCGGATTCAATCTTGTTACCTTTCATTCAAgcgtcaaattattttatttggaaaataacgGAGAGGACAATCGtaaaataatggaaagaaGGGGAAACAGAAGCGCGCTCTGCATGAAACGCGGGACACAAGATCCCCCCAATTGGAACCCCCACATTTTACGTCGCTGGCTATCAATGACGAACACTAGCACGTTTCGCGCGAGACGAAACGAATACGAGTGTACACACGTCGGCAGATGCAATCGTACCGCATACACTATCTATTCAGTGAACGTTTAGTCGTCGTTCGATCGCCGTATCGAACGGTTTGCTCGCTTTCGCACGTCGTCGGATTATCGAATTAACTTTGAGCGTgtgtttctatattttttgttgtatctttttttccctctttttttttaacaagaacGACGATCATCCGATCGATCACGCGCCTGATCGAGGCacgttttttattagaaatcatTAGAAAATCATGGGAGTGACCGAATTAGTGATCGCGGTTCTGACCGTGTGTATCGGCGCCTACTTGCTCACAGGAAAACGAAGACGCTTCATTTACTTGCTCTACAAAACCTTACCTAGAGATGTGCTGtgagtatttgaaaaatagaaaaaaaaaaaaagaataatgattCAGCAaattaaataggaaaaaatatactgtataatttaacgaaattattaaaacatatttaatctaaataattattttcatcgatcgattttgcaattttgcatattagatttgattatttgcgtcaaatattcatttaaataatatattgataaaaaaatcgtatatatatatatatatttaataatattcataattggcAATCATTTATAATCGGTCTTTCAAGATCGCATTTGACGTTTTACAAGTTTGACCACGTGCTCGTGTTGATAATCGAGATtcgtgtaattattataatggatTGTCAAGAGTATAATCGTTTGCAACTTATCATCGTTAATAGTTAATTACCATTGTATAggttaatttgtttatttttttcgaagttATTGTTCTTACATATCGTTCGTCGAGTTTTTTTTcgctttcaaaaaaaaaaaaaaaagaaaaaaaaatgtagacaCATTTCATTTACTCATTACGCACCCCATCATTCATTTCAAACGAATCTGAATAGAGCAACACGGTTCACGACTATACGCGACAAGTACATGCAACATACTCCAAGTTCCTTCTCCTAACTCATCCTGTACAATTAGATCACTTAAGAAATTTTACGATACTATTGAACGCGTTCAAAGGTCCCGCGGGAACGCGTGATCGTGGCACGATCGTTCGAACGATCTCGTGAAACTCGAGAGTCATCAGCCGAGGATCCGTTAGTAAAGTAAATAAAGCATCATAGATCTGTCACGGATCTGTCACGATATTGATAAAGTTCGTATAAGCGGAATCGGTTGATTCAGGGGTCTTTAGCAAGACCACGAGAATATTGTTCGTGCATGGTGCGTAGCCGCGCGCACGTTCATCGGCGGATGCATCGAGCGCATTGTGCCATCGTGAACGACTATTGTAGGGCCAATATGGAGCGCATGGAATTTAAACAGCCGGCTGAATAACATTGTTTTCGACCTATCATCATTCTCGATCAGGTCATCGTGCAAAAGGAGTATCGAGAGATCTGGTTTCGTCTGGATCGGTCTACTTTACTTtatccctttctcttttttattcaaataacatCTTTTTCGCGAAAGTTTAAACGTTGATAGAGAATTGATAAAAGGAGATAAggaataataagtaaattgatggataaaattagaaaaatattcgtattgtGTTTCGtttgagaattatataattattcgaaactgTGCCACTGTGGATGTAATTTTAGCGGATTGTCCATTCGATCGATTCATTGATCGTACAAAAGCGCTCGAATGATATGGGTCGatggtttatttttaatcgtggtaattaaaataatcgataaaattataaacaactttgaaatattagcttttaaaaattcttgaacAGTCGATTGAATATGAAATGTCAGGTTCTcggttgaattttaatttgaattatttaaaaattttaattaaattgcgaAAGACAAAGgaaacattaattttgttgTCGAGttgctcgataaaaaaaacgcATACGATTCACTTACGAAACGTATCCTCCggcaaaaataatcaataataatactttcttGTACCACCTTTCCAAATTtccaaatcttaaaaataaaatatatcaaaaaatcgtTCTATTTTCCTTTATCTTTTCCCCGCTAATTCTACGATAACAAAATTTCCGATCTTAGAACAAGAACCAAGTTCCAATAACCCGATCCTCGATCACCGATCTAGAGAATATTCGCGCTCGAGCGATGGAAGATCAATTTCCACGTTCCACGGATTAAAATCGATTAGAACCGAATGCGAGAGAAACGGTGGCGTGGAATCGGTATCGTATAGTCGCTTAGAAACAAACCGCAACAGGTTGTTGAAATATCATATGTTACAAGCGAGGATGGTTTCGTTTACTTTTGCGGGCTCGTTACTTTTGCTATTGCACGCGGAACGCGCATAATCGTACAAACATCATTTGCAAAATTGTCTTGGCGAAAGATAAACAGAGCGAGTGGCACGGCCTTGTCCGCGAACGAGTGGTGGATGCCAGCGTTTACATTCCATTAAACGTTGGTCTATCGCCACTCGAACAGCAACCGTCTCATTTGCCCTGTGCCGAAGTGGTGTACTCGGTGCAGTTTCCTACGAGGCTACAAtttttctccccccctcccctatcctttttttattttttctttctccccttcAATTCCACGGAAATTTGTTTGTCGAACGATGCGAGTGCAATGTAAAggtatatgttttataatcgttgaataaaagaaatgaacagTTGGAGGAAATTTGTGTGTTTGTATAATACGAtcccccctccttccttcaCTCCACATATACATGACACGATATACATGTCGTTGGTATTTGGTAAGACCTCGttgcgatatttttaaattttctcttcctcgGTTGATCGAATACAGACATAATAACGGATTTACGTATTTTAACTCAAGagatatatactatttataaatcgatCTTTCCAAGCAAGAAGAAGCGAAAGAGAAGGAGATTGATATGGAAAATATGACAAAGTATCAAAACACGAGTTACTCTTGATTCAATGATCCGTCAATGCGAACGAGAAGAGAAGGCTGGTGCAAAGTGTAGCACGATCgagttacaataattttttcaataataatttctgacTATTTCATTCGTGAAAAGTTACTCTTTTTGTAACATCGATacctctccttccctccctccctcttttttcttccctcgagGATAGGGACGGGAACGAAACGGGAATTCAAGGAAAACGAGAAGAATGTTTGCTGGAAGAGTATATCGCCGCGTGACGATCCTGCTAACCGGTCGTGGGATTAACACATGGCAACGAAACCGCGATGCACGGATGGTCCGATGATGGTCATACCTCCTCGTAACACGGACAGctcgtttcgttattttatttgatttcatttaatcaCCGTGGAAGCGTTGGAAGAGGGTGACCGCTGGTATCGTATGCTCACCGCGGATGCGACAGTTTCGACAAAGGCGTAGGTaatgggggagggaggggagtggAGGAGTAACAATTCTTCTGCGATGCCATTTCTTATGaattttcgtaaatatattcaaactgtcttttaaatttaactgtCCCGTTTCGACGATTCTCGAGTATAATTTTGaggaaatttcttcttccgcgaatcgaaagaagaagatgaagaagaagaaggagaagaagaataattcgaGCGTCGAACGATCTCTTTCTTCGATAAAACGATAATTGGAGAAGTGGGAAAGAAAAGGATCGTGGAAAGATCGCGTTCGCGTGGACACACATGTAACGCGCGTGTCGAGGCGCGAAATTACTCAATTGCTTTCTGGAGAGAGAAGGACGTATCTCGTCAGGGAGGAACGTGGCGATGGCGCGACAGAGATACGTATCATCTTTGCAGAAAACATGCAATCGTATCCATTGCCCGTAATTCGTTTCTAATCATTTCATTTGATCCCTCTTTCTTGTTATGAAAATCTATATCGCGTAGGAAATATCCGttgaattatcttaaaaaaaaaaaaagagaaaaagaaaaagaaaaagaaaagaaaaggaaaataacttctcgatttcaatattaagttttaaaaatattagagccttagagaaagaaattttgcaaCGATGATGAAAGATTCCTCGTATATCAACCGGTGTATAAAAGATGGCTTTGTTTCGATGCGATAGGGGCGCGTACAGATTCGTTCGGGTGAACGTGTTGCTATGGTGGTGGGAATGGCAAAAATTAACCGTGGCCAAGATATTCAGCAGGCAAGCCACGGCTAATCCGGAAAAGATCGCTTTCATCTTCGAAGACAAGGAATGGACTTACAAAGAGGTGagttgaattaattatcgcgGCACTCGAGGGCGAGGCGACGTATGTAATCCTCTTTGATTCGCAGCTGGAAGGATACAGCAATCGGATTGGACGTTACTTCACTGGGAAATCCTTGTCCCGCGAAGATAGCGTTGGCCTTATTATGGAAAGTCGACCTGAATACGTAGGAATCTGGCTAGGTCTGAGCAAAGCCGGTTTGGTGGGCGCTCTTCTCAACACGAATCTTCGACAGGATGTTTTGATCCACAGTATCAAAGCAGCCAATTGCAAGGCTGTCATCTTCGGGTCGAATTTTAAGGACGGTAAGCTCGTGATTTtgggaaagaaattttttttaccattcatATCCGAGATTTCCATTTTCTTATCTTTagttccaatatatatatatattttttttattcgaataacagCATCGTTTAAACATTTGTGAATTATTCGAGGGGATTAGATTGACAAGATTGACCGATAGCAATTTTCTCTTCTCAGCAATGGTCGAAATTAGAGAGAGAATTCCTAATGTGGCTTTGTATCAATGGTCTGAACTTCCCGACACATCGTGCCTGGAAGGAGCGATCGATCTGAACCCGGAAATCAGTAGCGTAGATTCGGGACCCCTGGACACAGTGGGCCACGGTACTCCTAGGGACAAATTGATTTACATATACACGTCTGGTACCACAGGGATGCCGAAAGCTGCcgttataacaaatttaaggtacgattttcttatttttgtctctttattttttcaacatcTTTTACCAtccttttatataaagaataatttaaacagaGACTTGAAATTggcataaaaaaatcaatattttcttccacTGACtcgcaaaaattaaataaacaattgtcagtatcaattaaagaaaattctttaatttcttcgacaatattaaaattctatcgttATCGTTGCGTCGAGACAACATCCGCTTATACGCTTGTCGTTATCCGAGAACTTCTCTCTTGTTTTGATCATCGTTTTGCATCTCGACGTATCaacgattaattatcatttttagatACATGCTGATGTCATGCGGCGTTAACTCCATGCTGAATCTACGGCCAACCGATCGTATTTATAATTCCTTGCCTCTCTATCATACGGCTGGGGGTCTAATTGGAGTAGGTCAAGCATTGCTGAGAGGAATCACTGTCGTGCTTCGCAGACGTTTCAGCGCTTCCAAATTTTGGCCGGATTGTGTTCATTACGAGTGCACCGTAAACTTATTCCTCCACTACCATCTAGATCTAGATCTCGttgaatcttaaataaataaataagagaaatatatatatatatcgaccTTGTTAATACGTCTTATCCGTATGTGTATTCTTTGTATTCTTTTTCGGTCATAGGTTGCTCAGTACATCGGCGAGATATGCCGATATCTGCTCACTGCACCGGCTGCCCCTTGCGATACAACGCACAAAGTTCGACTGATGTTTGGAAATGGTCTCAGACCCCAGATATGGAAACCTTTCGTGGATAGATTCGGTGTGAAGCAAATAGGAGAATTTTACGGTGCAACGGAAGGGAATTCGAATCTTGgtaatttagtatttttattatctgacgattttaaattattcgtttttaagtaaaattattattatctaaattatttcgaacagTGAATATCGATAACACGATTGGAGCAGTTGGATTTGTCCCGTTATGTGGCAGTTCTTTGTATCCCGTGGCTTTATTAAGAGTAGATGAAGAGACTGGAGAACCGTTGAGGGGATCGGATGGCCTCTGCATTCGTTGTAAACCTGGTTAATAgcacactttttttttttattattttaaaacttgaaatttaatcgGTATTTTCGACACACCAATCTATACACgtggtaaaatatttttctttttctcctttaagGAGAATCGGGCATCTTTGTGGGGAAGATCAATCCGAAAAGGGTATTGAACGATTTTTCTGGATACGTGGATAGAAAGGCATCGGAACAAAAGATTCTTCGCGATGTATTCAGGAAAGGCGATCGAGTCTTTAATTCtggtaattgaaataaaaagacaaTTCATCgagctatttaaaaaatataattcataattgaaaCGTGCCTATTCTGTTCAGGCGATATTTTGCTCATGGATGAATTCGGATATTTCTACTTTAAAGATAGGACCGGTGACACGTTcaggtaaaatttttattttattccatcttCGTTCGAgcgaagaatttaaattttatcttccattttttctttctttttctttttttttttttttagatggcACGGCGAGAACGTTGCCACTTCCGAGGTGGAAGCTGTCGTCAGCAATGTGATAGGTTTAAAAGATGCAGCTGTATATGGAGTCGAGGTGATCGAACGAAACgatgatcaatttttattagaataactTGATCTACGATGTTGTGCAATTGGCAGGTACCTGGAACCGAAGGAAAGGCTGGAATGGTCGCCATTTACGATCCAGAATATACTTTGAACATCAAAGAAATGGCGGACGGCGTGAAGAAATCTTTACCATCCTATGCCAGACCTCTTTTCGTTCGTGTGTTGTCGGAATTGCCGATGACTGGcaagtattttaattacaattgaaaTACAATTGATTGTTCTCGCTCGCTCGGAACTGTTGACTGAAACTCTTCTCTTTTGTCTCAGGCACGTttaaattgaagaagaaagatcTTCAAGAAGATggattcgatattaaaaaggtaaatattttaatttatcttagaTAAATGTACATTAAAATTCTACGTAACGTTGATTTGATCGCGTTTCCGTTTCCGCAGATCACAGACCCGATTTATTTCCTCGACAACTCTGGTGTCTACGTAAAGTTGACGGAAGAAATTTACAACAATATACTGGAGGGGAAAATTCGATTGtgaattcgtaattttttaacgagttCACCAAAAATCACATAAACAATCTCGTTTCttgtataatttctatttattgacGAGAGGAATAATCTATTTAGACAGATTTGTCTTttgtctataaatattttgtctataaatatcaacaatatttccgaacgaaattttatcaGCCAACTTGCTATCGGAGAATTGTTCACatttatacgtatttttatatctattttaatttacgattCTTATAACAGAAATTGTAAGAAAGTTTCGGAATAGTAGAATTGTAAgagatagataatatttcaatagatGCAcgtatttcaagaaaaaagaaaaaaaaagaagaaaagaaaaagaaaagtatcgaTTGCAAGAAACTTACCTCTTGAAAAAATTGGTGAATTTTTGATCGCCTAGACGgatcatttttaaacatttgtcCATCGCATGGAATTCCTAGAGATTTTAAGacttttaagttattttataagaagatGGTGAAGGAAGGGAGCGAAACGACTGTGACTCTGTAAAGTAACCGTGTATAAAATGAAACTCTGCGtcatagtttaataaattgtccccttgttgaaaaaaaaaaaaccaattcGAGCTGGACTTTGTCCCCTGGAGGTGCCTTACAGTACGCCCACCCGTAGTATTGTCTCTAATAAAAGCAGAAATCGTTGGTGCGCAGTCTCCGTTCGAGTACAGTGACCCTCATCGTTATCGGGCCGTCTGTCAAGTATCAGATACAATATTCCTTCCTCACGACTCGGTTCACGGAGCCAATAATTCGGTTAACGTATTTCGATAAGAGGAATACAATCTTCttatatggaaaaaagaaaaaaaaaaaaaaagaaaaacgatcgataaaGCAATTTTCAGTCGCTCGAATTAAttccgtttaaaaaaaaaaataccactCTCTGTATTTCTCCCCGGATCGGAACGACGCGACaaagatgattattttaatatacagaCCGGTGACCGACCGTGATGATTTATGCGTCTAACCTCGAACCTGTTTCCCCGAATGAGAACCGTTTTTATCAACCTCGATGCGAGAGAATTTGCGGTCGGGTCGCGTTACGTAATCGCGTTCGTTATCAGAccaaaaaaatggaaagataCAAGAGAATCCGTATTGCGTCGATTCCCGTCACCGTGTCTAGTGTGCTCTGGAGGACATTCGTCGAAACTAACTTCGAAACTTTGCTTCGAATCGATCAAGAAGTGTGTCATCGATCAATGTCAACGTCGAGAGAAAGttcattattgatttattgattatctTCGTTGACTCGAGGAGATGAAAGTCGCGTGAATAATCGTTCCGTGCCCTCGTGGTTCAGTCAACAATCATCAAAATCATCGCGCGCTCTGTTTACATTGTTATGTACACATTGTTAAAGTCTTGTCAGATCTTATCAAGTATTATTGCGCAGAAATCTCGTCTAACTCGATTCTCAGTCGAGCAGATTCAATCCTCGAGTGTTTCGTCGGCGCGTGAAGCGTGAAGCGTAAAAATGAGTAAAAATCGTGATAAATTCGAGTTCGCCATAGATCGTGGCGGCACGTTTACCGACGTGTACGCTAGGTGTCCAGGCGGGAAAATTCGAGTGATGAAACTGCTCTCCGTGGATCCTGCCAACTACGACGACGCCCCGCGCGAAGGTATTCGCAGGATTCTCGAACAggtattcatatttatagtatCGCGATAATCTTGATCCTGGATCGAtggtaattaaagaaatttgcaGGAGACTGGGAAGAAGATCGAAGGAGAGATAGACGCATCGTTGATATCGTGGATTCGAATGGGCACGACAGTTGCCACGAACGCTCTTTTGGAAAGAAAAGGCGCGAAAATGGCGCTGTTGATCAACGAAGGATTCAAAGATCTTCTTTTTATCGGGAATCAAGCACGCCCCGATATATTCGACTTGGTgtgtgtataatatttaacgtaCATTTATCGTGTCGTCACAACGGTATATCACGATACAATTAAATCAAGAAAGattctttgtttatttattcttctttagcAAGTAATCACTCCAGAAGTATTGTACGAGAAGGTAGTCGAAGTTAAGTGCAGAGTGATACCCGCATCGGTTGGAAAGTGTCAGTTGGATAACAAGAAATGGCGCAGAGTGAAGGGATCTACGGGGGAGGATCTATTTATCACTCGAGAATTGGACGAGGAAAAGTTGAAATTAGATCTGGAGGAACTGAGAAGATCGGGAATCGAGAGTTTGGCCGTGGTCCTCGCGCACAGTTACACGTTTGTCATCGCATATATACCAATAATTACGATCTACAaccattacttttattattatcgttcatTATCTGTCTTAGATACGGCGAACACGAAATACGAATAGGGGAATTGGCGAAACTCGCTGGTTTCTCCCAAGTTTCGCTTTCGCACGAAATCATGCCTATGGTCAGAATAGTTCCTAGAGGATTCACAGCCTGCGCCGATGCATATTTGACCCCGCACATTAAACAATACTTACaggtatttcttttcaaaaatattattcctataatttgataaataaaaattttctgaataaatctttcatccgatgaaatcaaatttttaggGATTCTCTTCTGGtttcaaagataaattgaaagatgTGAACGTGCTGTTCATGCAAAGCGACGGTGGATTGACTCCAATGAATTCGTGAGTGCAGATTCGAATCGCCACGGAAAACAATTACGCGTAATTACGCGTAGTTCTTTTTTACGTAGATTCAATGGGTCTCGGGCCATTCTTTCCGGCCCAGCGGGCGGAGTCGTCGGTTATGCGATCACCACTTACAGCAGAGAGACCGATTTGCCCGTGATTGGATTCGATATGGGCGGTACTTCTACCGATGTCAGTCGTTTCGGTGGTAGTTACGAGCATGTATACGAGAGCACAACCGCAGGTGTCACGATCCAAGCTGCACAGGTACATCCTTTATATTCGAGTAAATCTCAATTTCCAATACGATATCGTCTTTACGAAAACGATACgataattttgtcaaaatcCGTTAATCGGCTCGATATAGTCGGATGTAATTAATCAAAGAGTGTTATACAAGAGAAAGTGATTGAAACGGTTCGACAAAAATTGGGTTGAAGTTGGACGTGAACACAGTTGCGGCAGGGGGTGGATCGATGCTTTTCTTCAGATCGGGTCTGTTCGA
The DNA window shown above is from Apis cerana isolate GH-2021 linkage group LG4, AcerK_1.0, whole genome shotgun sequence and carries:
- the LOC107996091 gene encoding long-chain fatty acid transport protein 4, producing MGVTELVIAVLTVCIGAYLLTGKRRRFIYLLYKTLPRDVLGAYRFVRVNVLLWWWEWQKLTVAKIFSRQATANPEKIAFIFEDKEWTYKELEGYSNRIGRYFTGKSLSREDSVGLIMESRPEYVGIWLGLSKAGLVGALLNTNLRQDVLIHSIKAANCKAVIFGSNFKDAMVEIRERIPNVALYQWSELPDTSCLEGAIDLNPEISSVDSGPLDTVGHGTPRDKLIYIYTSGTTGMPKAAVITNLRYMLMSCGVNSMLNLRPTDRIYNSLPLYHTAGGLIGVGQALLRGITVVLRRRFSASKFWPDCVHYECTVAQYIGEICRYLLTAPAAPCDTTHKVRLMFGNGLRPQIWKPFVDRFGVKQIGEFYGATEGNSNLVNIDNTIGAVGFVPLCGSSLYPVALLRVDEETGEPLRGSDGLCIRCKPGESGIFVGKINPKRVLNDFSGYVDRKASEQKILRDVFRKGDRVFNSGDILLMDEFGYFYFKDRTGDTFRWHGENVATSEVEAVVSNVIGLKDAAVYGVEVPGTEGKAGMVAIYDPEYTLNIKEMADGVKKSLPSYARPLFVRVLSELPMTGTFKLKKKDLQEDGFDIKKITDPIYFLDNSGVYVKLTEEIYNNILEGKIRL